In Actinobacillus indolicus, a single genomic region encodes these proteins:
- the uvrA gene encoding excinuclease ABC subunit UvrA codes for MQHIDIRGARTHNLKNVNLVLPRDKFIVITGLSGSGKSSLAFDTLYAEGQRRYVESLSAYARQFLSLMEKPDVDHIEGLSPAISIEQKSTSHNPRSTVGTVTEIHDYLRLLFARVGEPRCPDHDVPLAAQTISQMVDRVLEEPEGKRLMLLSPVVKERKGEHAKLLENLTANGYIRARIDGEICDLSDPPKLELQKKHTIEVVIDRFKVRSDIATRLAESFETALELSGSTAIIADMDDPNAEELVFSSSFACSHCGYSLTELEPRLFSFNNPAGACPTCDGLGVQQYFDERKVVQNPDVSLASGAIKGWDRRSFYYFGLLKSVAKHYDFDIEMPFNQLPKKIQNIILNGSKDEIEFVYVNDRGDSVKRVHAFEGVLNNMARRYKETESNAVREELAKYINNRACTDCEGSRLRREARYVFLEKTNLPMVSEKSIGEALEFFEGLHLSGQKAQIAEKILKEIRERLSFLVNVGLNYLSLSRSAETLSGGEAQRIRLASQIGAGLVGVMYVLDEPSIGLHQRDNERLLNTLIHLRNLGNTVIVVEHDEDAIMAADYIVDIGPGAGVHGGQIIAQGTAQEIMQNEASITGKFLSGKEKIEIPKQRTPRDESKQLVLKGASGNNLKEVDLAIPVGLFTCITGVSGSGKSTLINDTLFPIAQNALNRAENRDVAPYKSIDGLAHFDKVIDINQSPIGRTPRSNPATYTGLFTPIRELFAGTQEARARGYTVGRFSFNVRGGRCEACQGDGVIKVEMHFLPDVYVPCDHCKGKRYNRETLEIRYKGKTIHQVLDMTVEEAREFFDAVPMIARKLQTLMDVGLSYIRLGQSSTTLSGGEAQRVKLAAELSKRDTGKTLYILDEPTTGLHFADIKQLLTVLHRLRDQGNTIVVIEHNLDVIKTADWIVDLGPEGGSGGGQIIAEGTPEDVAKDKKSHTARFLKEILKKG; via the coding sequence ATGCAACATATTGATATTCGTGGGGCGAGAACCCACAATTTAAAAAACGTGAATTTGGTTCTTCCGAGAGATAAATTTATTGTGATTACGGGGTTATCAGGGTCGGGCAAATCGTCTTTGGCTTTTGATACCCTTTATGCTGAAGGGCAACGTCGTTATGTAGAAAGTTTATCCGCCTATGCTCGTCAGTTCTTATCTTTGATGGAAAAGCCTGATGTCGATCACATTGAAGGGCTTTCCCCTGCGATTTCAATTGAGCAGAAATCTACCTCGCACAATCCTCGTTCTACGGTGGGAACGGTGACGGAAATCCACGATTATTTACGTTTGTTGTTTGCCCGTGTGGGTGAGCCTCGCTGTCCTGATCACGATGTGCCGTTAGCGGCTCAGACAATTTCACAAATGGTGGATAGAGTTCTGGAAGAACCTGAAGGTAAGCGTTTGATGTTGCTTTCCCCTGTGGTGAAAGAGCGTAAAGGCGAACACGCAAAATTATTAGAAAATCTGACCGCTAATGGTTATATCCGTGCCAGAATTGATGGGGAAATTTGCGATCTATCCGATCCGCCCAAATTAGAGTTACAGAAAAAACATACGATTGAAGTGGTAATTGATCGCTTTAAAGTACGTAGCGATATTGCGACCCGTTTAGCGGAGTCCTTTGAAACAGCATTGGAGCTTTCTGGCTCAACGGCGATTATTGCTGATATGGACGATCCGAATGCAGAAGAGTTAGTGTTTTCGTCAAGTTTTGCTTGTTCTCACTGTGGCTATTCGCTGACGGAACTAGAACCACGTCTTTTCTCATTTAATAATCCTGCCGGAGCTTGTCCAACTTGTGATGGCTTAGGGGTTCAGCAATATTTTGATGAACGTAAAGTGGTGCAAAATCCTGATGTGTCTTTAGCAAGCGGTGCGATTAAGGGCTGGGATCGCCGTAGTTTCTACTATTTCGGTTTATTGAAATCCGTGGCGAAGCATTATGATTTTGATATTGAAATGCCGTTTAACCAGTTGCCGAAGAAAATTCAAAACATCATTTTAAATGGCTCGAAAGATGAAATTGAATTTGTCTATGTGAATGATCGGGGTGATAGTGTTAAGCGAGTTCACGCTTTTGAAGGGGTGTTGAACAATATGGCTCGTCGTTATAAGGAAACCGAGTCAAATGCAGTGCGTGAAGAGCTGGCAAAATATATCAATAACCGTGCTTGTACCGATTGTGAAGGCTCTCGTTTACGCCGTGAAGCCCGTTATGTCTTTTTAGAGAAAACCAACTTGCCGATGGTGTCGGAAAAGAGTATCGGTGAAGCCTTGGAATTTTTTGAAGGTTTACATCTTTCAGGGCAGAAAGCTCAAATTGCAGAAAAAATTCTCAAAGAGATCCGTGAGCGTTTGTCTTTCCTTGTCAATGTAGGGTTGAACTACCTTTCGCTCTCTCGTTCAGCAGAAACCTTATCAGGCGGTGAAGCTCAACGTATTCGCCTTGCCAGCCAAATCGGTGCTGGGTTAGTGGGGGTGATGTATGTGCTTGATGAGCCATCTATTGGCTTGCACCAACGAGATAATGAACGTTTGCTAAACACGCTTATTCATCTTCGGAATTTGGGTAACACCGTGATTGTGGTTGAACACGATGAAGATGCGATTATGGCGGCAGATTATATTGTTGATATTGGACCTGGTGCTGGGGTACACGGTGGGCAGATTATTGCTCAAGGTACAGCTCAAGAAATTATGCAAAATGAAGCGTCGATTACGGGTAAATTCTTATCGGGTAAGGAAAAAATCGAGATCCCGAAACAGCGTACCCCACGAGATGAAAGCAAACAGCTGGTGTTAAAAGGGGCAAGTGGTAACAACTTGAAAGAAGTCGATTTAGCTATTCCTGTTGGCTTGTTTACTTGTATCACAGGGGTATCTGGGTCGGGCAAATCTACCTTAATTAACGATACCTTATTCCCGATTGCTCAAAATGCGTTAAATCGTGCAGAAAACAGAGATGTCGCCCCTTATAAGAGCATTGATGGCTTGGCACATTTTGACAAAGTAATCGACATCAATCAAAGCCCGATTGGACGTACTCCACGTTCAAACCCTGCGACTTACACAGGATTATTTACCCCGATCCGTGAACTCTTTGCCGGCACACAGGAAGCAAGGGCGAGGGGATATACAGTCGGACGTTTCAGCTTTAACGTGCGTGGCGGACGTTGTGAAGCCTGCCAAGGTGACGGGGTGATCAAAGTTGAAATGCACTTCTTACCTGATGTATATGTACCGTGTGATCACTGTAAAGGCAAACGCTATAACCGTGAAACCCTTGAAATTCGCTATAAAGGCAAAACTATTCATCAGGTGTTAGATATGACTGTGGAAGAAGCTCGTGAGTTTTTTGATGCCGTGCCGATGATTGCTCGTAAGTTACAGACTTTGATGGACGTAGGCTTATCCTATATCCGTTTAGGGCAATCTTCTACCACCCTATCAGGTGGTGAAGCTCAACGGGTGAAACTGGCGGCGGAACTATCTAAACGTGATACGGGCAAAACCCTCTATATTCTTGATGAACCAACGACAGGATTGCACTTCGCCGACATTAAACAATTATTGACCGTATTGCACCGCTTGCGTGATCAAGGAAATACCATTGTGGTGATCGAGCATAACTTAGATGTGATCAAAACCGCAGACTGGATTGTCGATTTAGGCCCAGAAGGCGGTAGTGGTGGCGGACAGATTATCGCTGAAGGTACACCTGAAGACGTAGCAAAAGATAAGAAATCCCATACGGCAAGATTTTTAAAAGAGATTTTGAAGAAAGGGTAA
- a CDS encoding single-stranded DNA-binding protein, with the protein MAGVNKVIIVGNLGNDPDMRTMPNGDAVATLSVATSESWNDKMTGERREVTEWHRIVFFRRQAEVAGQYLRKGSKVYVEGKLKTRKWQDQNGQDRYTTEIQGDVLQMLDSRSGGDFGGNQGGGWNQAPTPQNYNQGYSNDNYAQNNFGNAQPQTAKAPAKPAPQAEPPMDNFDDDIPF; encoded by the coding sequence ATGGCAGGTGTAAATAAAGTAATTATTGTCGGCAATCTCGGTAACGACCCTGATATGCGTACAATGCCAAACGGCGACGCAGTGGCAACATTAAGTGTAGCAACCAGTGAAAGTTGGAACGATAAAATGACAGGCGAGCGCCGTGAAGTCACCGAATGGCACCGTATCGTATTCTTCCGCCGTCAAGCAGAAGTGGCAGGACAATACTTACGCAAAGGCTCAAAAGTCTATGTAGAAGGCAAACTCAAAACACGCAAATGGCAAGATCAAAACGGTCAAGATCGTTACACTACAGAAATTCAAGGCGATGTACTACAAATGTTAGACAGCCGTAGCGGTGGTGATTTCGGTGGAAATCAAGGTGGTGGCTGGAACCAAGCACCTACTCCGCAAAACTATAATCAAGGCTACAGCAACGATAATTACGCACAAAATAACTTTGGCAATGCTCAACCACAAACTGCAAAAGCACCTGCAAAACCAGCACCGCAAGCGGAACCGCCAATGGATAATTTTGATGATGATATTCCGTTCTGA
- a CDS encoding site-specific integrase, producing MHRLETVLFSNGERFPILVNVKTGIPDFYSTLWVTVELRNQSAVNTIRNKLGTIQWVMNWEKQNNLVISDLIHNKALLTENQLESLIQHMRINVKKRKNVINTKKSVLMKGRTQFIDIYSAVSLSHQYNRLTTLSEYILFLSKVINVSNEYIEKLTKLITLIKESRPKNHKTLSIKPESELPDGLLDEFMSIANFSNPNNPFQDIGIRKRNHLMFILLKELGIRRGELLSIQIPFIDIGTAKSSITIRRTHDDKFDTRKKQAVSKTKERRLPISQNIAQLINDYIMNYRSKIPNANKHPYLFVTHRKGKTQGNPISTSSFDNVIVPTMKKIDSKFSIIHPHIFRHEWNLDFSRKVDKNNQNVNHDSSHKDFISPEKEAKMRQHLMGHTSEKSGNIYNQRYIREKANKILLDLQIEFQKKVDNYESE from the coding sequence ATGCATAGATTAGAAACAGTCCTTTTTTCAAATGGAGAACGTTTTCCTATATTGGTTAATGTTAAAACTGGTATCCCTGATTTTTATTCAACCTTATGGGTAACTGTAGAACTACGTAATCAATCCGCAGTAAACACAATTAGAAATAAGCTGGGAACTATACAGTGGGTAATGAATTGGGAAAAACAGAATAATCTTGTTATTAGCGATCTAATTCATAACAAAGCACTCTTAACAGAAAACCAATTAGAATCTCTTATCCAACATATGAGAATAAATGTAAAAAAGCGAAAGAATGTAATCAATACAAAAAAAAGTGTGTTAATGAAAGGTAGGACTCAATTTATTGATATTTATTCTGCCGTATCTCTTAGTCATCAATATAATAGACTAACAACGCTTTCAGAATACATATTATTTCTATCTAAAGTAATTAATGTATCTAATGAATATATTGAAAAATTGACGAAACTAATTACGTTAATTAAAGAGTCAAGACCTAAAAATCATAAAACATTATCTATCAAACCAGAAAGTGAGCTACCTGATGGATTGTTAGATGAGTTTATGTCTATTGCGAACTTTTCTAATCCTAATAATCCATTTCAAGATATTGGAATTAGAAAAAGAAACCATTTGATGTTTATCTTATTAAAGGAATTAGGGATTAGAAGAGGAGAGCTATTATCAATTCAAATCCCATTTATTGATATAGGAACAGCTAAATCCTCAATTACAATTAGACGAACACATGATGATAAATTTGACACAAGGAAGAAGCAAGCTGTAAGTAAAACGAAAGAAAGGCGACTTCCTATTTCACAAAATATAGCTCAACTTATCAATGACTATATTATGAACTATCGCTCTAAGATTCCTAACGCTAATAAACATCCATATTTATTTGTAACCCATCGAAAAGGAAAAACGCAAGGAAACCCAATTAGTACCAGTTCTTTTGATAATGTTATTGTACCAACGATGAAAAAGATAGATTCTAAATTTTCAATTATTCATCCACATATTTTTCGTCATGAATGGAACTTAGATTTTTCACGAAAGGTGGATAAAAATAATCAAAATGTAAATCATGATTCTTCTCATAAAGATTTTATTTCTCCTGAAAAAGAAGCAAAGATGAGACAACATCTTATGGGACATACATCCGAGAAATCAGGAAATATTTATAATCAACGTTATATAAGAGAAAAAGCTAACAAGATATTATTAGATCTTCAGATTGAGTTTCAAAAAAAGGTTGATAATTATGAATCAGAATAA
- a CDS encoding aminoglycoside O-phosphotransferase APH(2'')-If, producing the protein MDIKKIIEEKCNIVVDSIKLIGEGYDSKAYIVNNEYVFKIKFSANKKKGYEKEKAIYDFLNKKLNTNIKIPNIEYSYISEELSILGYKEIKGTFLTPEIYFALSKEKQELLKQDIAMFLRQMHDLDYSEISSYTIDNKQNVLEEYQLLKETIYDSLTDIEKQYVEEFMQRLNSTTIFDGKKCLCHNDFSCNHLLLDDENRLCGVIDFGDSGIIDEYCDFIYLLEDSEEEIGVSFGEDILRLYGNIDISKAKEYQDVVEQYYPIETIVYGIKNNRPDFIEKGRKEIYIRTRKDEKLRK; encoded by the coding sequence ATGGATATAAAAAAGATAATAGAAGAAAAATGCAATATAGTTGTTGATAGTATAAAGTTGATTGGTGAGGGTTATGACAGCAAAGCATACATTGTAAATAATGAATATGTTTTCAAAATCAAATTTAGTGCTAATAAGAAAAAAGGGTATGAAAAAGAAAAAGCAATATATGATTTTCTAAACAAAAAATTAAATACAAATATTAAAATACCAAATATAGAATATTCATATATAAGTGAAGAATTATCTATTTTAGGATATAAAGAAATTAAAGGAACTTTTTTAACACCAGAAATATATTTTGCCTTATCAAAAGAAAAGCAAGAATTATTAAAGCAAGATATTGCTATGTTTTTAAGACAAATGCACGATTTAGATTATAGTGAAATAAGTTCATATACGATAGACAATAAACAAAATGTTTTAGAAGAATATCAATTACTTAAAGAAACAATATATGATAGTCTTACTGATATTGAAAAACAATATGTAGAAGAATTTATGCAAAGATTAAATAGTACAACTATATTTGATGGTAAAAAATGCTTATGCCATAATGATTTTAGTTGTAATCATTTATTACTTGATGATGAAAATAGATTATGTGGTGTAATAGATTTTGGAGATTCTGGAATTATAGATGAATACTGTGATTTCATATATTTGCTAGAAGATAGTGAAGAAGAAATTGGCGTGTCTTTTGGAGAAGATATATTAAGATTATACGGAAATATTGATATTTCAAAAGCAAAGGAATATCAAGATGTTGTAGAACAATATTATCCAATAGAAACTATTGTATATGGTATTAAAAATAATAGACCTGATTTTATAGAAAAAGGTAGAAAAGAGATTTATATAAGAACTCGCAAAGATGAAAAATTAAGGAAGTGA
- a CDS encoding efflux RND transporter permease subunit, giving the protein MTTIAMVAGMIPAVFASGAGAAFRAPMAIAVICGLIASTLLSLVFVPVVYSLMDDLREWLAPKLAKLTSVTPEDRIPRREG; this is encoded by the coding sequence ATGACCACCATTGCAATGGTAGCGGGAATGATCCCGGCCGTGTTTGCCAGCGGTGCAGGCGCGGCATTTAGAGCACCTATGGCAATCGCTGTCATTTGTGGTTTAATCGCCTCAACCTTGTTGAGCCTAGTATTTGTGCCTGTAGTTTATTCCTTAATGGATGACCTCAGAGAATGGCTAGCCCCGAAATTAGCCAAATTAACATCAGTAACACCGGAGGATAGAATCCCAAGAAGAGAAGGATAA
- a CDS encoding zinc-dependent alcohol dehydrogenase family protein: MTAIAIGALNAAPAPLANTAGIIPATIAMVVIKIGRTRSEYGTYGEIVNMPVHAVVKHPENLTMEQAAASWMMFVTAYGGLIEFGKVQKGDFVVLGGATSSVGIAAIQIAKMQGANVITLSRTHAKGDVLLQKGADFVIATKEDDVTAKLLEITNGKGVNLVFDPLGDKEAAKIINAMTQDGKYIIYGALSHDDIAVPVFPILGKHLTVRGYELFEITTVPEKLAQAKKFVFDGLASGQLKPEIDKVFAFDEMAEAHRYMESNAQIGKILVKV; encoded by the coding sequence ATGACAGCGATTGCCATAGGTGCTCTAAATGCCGCGCCTGCACCGCTGGCAAACACGGCCGGGATCATTCCCGCTACCATTGCAATGGTGGTCATTAAAATCGGGCGGACACGTTCCGAATACGGCACTTATGGCGAAATCGTAAATATGCCCGTTCACGCTGTGGTAAAACACCCTGAAAACCTCACAATGGAACAAGCTGCGGCAAGTTGGATGATGTTTGTAACCGCATACGGCGGTTTGATTGAATTTGGCAAGGTGCAAAAAGGCGATTTTGTTGTATTGGGCGGAGCGACCAGCTCGGTAGGCATTGCCGCCATTCAAATCGCCAAAATGCAAGGGGCAAACGTGATTACTCTGTCTCGCACGCACGCCAAAGGCGATGTGCTTTTACAGAAAGGGGCGGATTTTGTGATTGCCACCAAAGAAGATGACGTTACGGCTAAATTACTAGAAATTACAAACGGCAAAGGCGTGAATTTGGTGTTCGACCCTTTGGGTGACAAAGAAGCAGCAAAAATTATCAACGCAATGACACAAGACGGCAAATACATCATCTACGGTGCATTAAGCCACGATGATATCGCCGTGCCTGTGTTCCCAATTTTAGGCAAACACTTAACCGTGCGAGGCTATGAATTGTTTGAAATCACTACCGTACCAGAAAAACTCGCTCAAGCGAAAAAATTCGTGTTTGACGGCTTAGCAAGCGGTCAATTAAAACCAGAAATTGACAAAGTTTTTGCTTTTGATGAAATGGCGGAAGCTCACCGTTATATGGAAAGCAATGCACAGATTGGGAAGATTTTGGTAAAGGTTTGA
- a CDS encoding Cd(II)/Pb(II)-responsive transcriptional regulator: MSKFFKIKQASEQTGVHLETIRYYEKQGLITPTHQQNGYRVFDDNQLEQLRFIKTCRNIGFSLSNIKTLLQLQQTPNKQCNEINALAEQHLAYLNEQITELQQVKTFLMQFVGCENKTVDKCQIIQGIKEKE; encoded by the coding sequence ATGTCAAAATTTTTTAAAATAAAACAAGCCAGTGAACAAACAGGCGTACATTTGGAAACCATTCGTTATTATGAAAAACAAGGCTTAATCACCCCCACACATCAACAAAATGGCTATCGTGTGTTTGATGACAATCAGTTAGAACAATTACGCTTTATTAAAACTTGCCGTAACATCGGTTTTTCTTTAAGTAACATCAAAACGCTGTTGCAATTACAACAAACGCCTAACAAACAATGCAATGAAATCAATGCACTTGCCGAACAACATTTGGCATATTTGAACGAACAAATCACAGAACTACAACAAGTTAAAACTTTTCTAATGCAATTTGTGGGTTGTGAAAATAAAACGGTTGATAAGTGTCAGATTATTCAAGGTATTAAAGAAAAAGAATAG